From the genome of Leptospira koniambonensis:
TTTTCTCTTTTTTGTTCAGAGAGTTCATTCCTTCCTTTGAGATTTTTTCTAAGAGACGATCTACTTCTTCTTTTGCTTCTTCTCTGGTTTTCATCTCTTCTTGCCAGCGGACCATTTTTCTTTTTTGTCTCCATCTGGAAAAAGAGAAGCTTGGAAAATTGATCCTGAATTTATAGCGAAGTTTTGTATAATAAAGGTAGGATAAAAATCCTCCGATTGCGCCGCCCACAGTGATCCCGAAATTATAATTTCCTCGGATCATTTCTCCGTAAAAATCCAAAATGAAAAGTAAAGGGATGATTAACTTTACTTTGATTGGCATTACTCCCCAGAAATTTAATTCTCGGTTTGGCCAATTTACGAGACATACTGCAAGTAGTCCCCAGATTCCTCCGTTAGCTCCCACTGCCTCCGGTCCCGCCCAGCCCAAGCTCCAGAAAATTAATCCTCCGATCGCTCCGGTGAAGGTAAAAAAGAAATAATTTTTAAGAAATGGTTTTGTTTCCCATTGTTTCTCCAGCACAGACCCTATAAAATAAAGATAGAGCATATTGAAGATGAGATGGGGAAGATAATTCGGGCTATGTAAGAATGAATATGTGAAAAGTTGCCAGAAATAATAGAACTTGGTGATTAGGATCGCATTTAAACCGAAAATCGGAGTAATAAAATCGAAACCCGAATAGAATAAGATTAATTGGAGTAAATTGATTACGATGCTGGTCGCCATCAAGAAGGCGATTCCCTGAGGGGTCCTTGTTCCAAAAATTCTTTCTAAGCCCATTGCCTCCCTAGTTTTCTTTTTTCCTTTCGAACGACAACCTAAATCTGGATTTTGTTTCCTTTGACAGTTTTAGGGAAATATAGTAAATGTTCCTAAGATGGAAATCTTCTTGTACGGAGTCCGGGGCTCTATTCCTGCCCCCTTATCAAACGAGGAATACAGGGAGAAAGTAATTTCCATATTGAGACTTGTCGCTAAGTCGGAGGGAAAAGCTTTCTCTTCTCCCGAAGAATGGTTCGACGGATTGCCTGAACCTCTGAATTATGTGGTCGGCGGAAATACCACCTGCGTTCGTATCATTGGTTCTTCCGGTGTTGAGCTGGTTGTGGATCTAGGAACTGGCGCAAGAGTCCTAGGAGAGGACTTAGTCCGAGAAAAATTCGGACAAGGAAAGGGAGAAGCTTCCGTATTTTTTACTCATACTCACTGGGACCATATTCATGGAATCCCGTTTTTCAAACCGCTATACATTCCTGGAAATAAGTTTACCTTCTATTCCCCATTGGAAGATCTTCCGGAGAGATTAAAATACCAACAAGAGCCCAGATTTTTCCCAATCCATTTTGATCATTTTGGTTCAGAAAGAAATTTCCATAGGCTCCAAAAGGAAGAAGTCCTGGAAATCGGTGGTATAAAAATTGAATGGCTGGCTCTCAAACATCCCGGAGGCTCCATCGCTTATAAATTCACCGAAAATGGGAAAAGTTTTATTTTTGCTACCGACGCTGAGTATAATGGGGAGGATTTTCCGTTGATCCAGGAGCAAAAACCATTCTTTAAAGGTGCAGATCTTTTGGTTTTGGACGCTCAATACACACTGGATGAATCCTTCCAAAAATTCGATTGGGGCCATACTGCTTATACTATGGCAGTCAATTGTGCTTCTTCCTGGGAGGTCAAAAAACTGGCTTTGACCCACCACGAGCCCGCCTATTCTGATGAAATTTTAGCCATCATCTTGGATGACGCCAGAACCCATGCTGAAAATCTTGGAGCTAAGGACCTATCCATTGTACTGGCTAGAGAAGGAATGAAATTCAAACTCGTATGAATCTATTTAGCGAAGGAATTCACAGAGCTACAAAAACACTTTTGGTCTTCGCCTTATTGGGCGGTCTATTTTTCGGATACATTATTGCGGAAGTGGACGAGGGGGGAGAGCTTGCAATTCTTGCTTCTTACCAGCCTACCACTCCAACTCGGCTGTATGATATCAATGGTGTGGTGTATGCAGAGTTGTATCGCCATAAGCAGCAACTTCTAAAATACCAAGATATTCCTCCTCATGTGGTCCAAGCATTCCTTTCGGTAGAAGATAATAACTTTTTCAATCACTTCGGGATAGATTTCTCTGCAATCCTTCGCGCGGCAGCAGTCAACGTTATCTCAGGCAGGATTAAACAAGGTGGATCCACTCTTACTCAACAGCTTGCTAAAACAGTTTTGAATAATAGGAAAAAATCTTTTATTCGTAAATTCGTAGAAGCTCTGTTTACTCTTCAGATAGAACAGGAATATTCTAAAGAAGAAATATTAGAAATTTATTTTAACTTAATATACTTAGGACATGGAACCACAGGTCTTGCTTCTGCAGCAGATGTATATTTCCATAAGGATGTTTCAGATCTGGATGTAGCAGAGGCTGCACTTCTTGCAAGACTTCCTAAAGCTCCTGTAGATTATTCTCCTTATAAAAATCCGGCGGCTTCTAAAAGAGCTCATATAGAAGTTCTTAAACTTATGGCTTCCCAGGGATTTGTTCCGAGTGATAAGGTGCAGAGCATCCATGACGAATTCTGGGAAAAATACTGGCCGATCGTAATCACTCAATCTCCTTCTCAATCTACTTGGGGAACCAAGCTGAATAGAGCTCCCCATTTTACTGAGTTCGTAAGACAGAGATTATTAAAGGAATTGGGAGAAGATAGGATCTATAGCGGTGGTCTCAAAATTTACACCACTCTGGATATCCGCAAGCAGGAGATCGCTCAGGACGAACTTCGTAAGGCTCTCAAAAAACACGATGACCTGGTTTCAGGCGTAACCGTAAATTATGCGGGTGGTGCGGACAGAGGTCTTGTTGGTCTTTATAATTTTATTGGTTCCTTATTCCCTGTGGCTCCTCCTTTTGTGAGCCGTTTAGATGATAAGGCTAACTTCAGAGTGGCTCTCGAAAAAGAACTTATTGATTCAGCGGATGTTCTCAGTTTACTTCTTCCTGCGGATAATGAGTCTGCTGCATTCACTGAATTCCAAAAAAGAAGTGCTGTATTTGGCAAAAATCTTCACGTAGAAGGTGCTGCTATCACAATAGATCATACCAACGGCTATATAGAAACTATGGTCGGAGGTTATGAATTCACTCCTAAAAACCAATTCAATCGCGCGGTCCAGGCAAGAAGGCAGACTGGATCTTCTTTTAAACCTTTTGTGTATGGTGCTGCGATCTCTGAGCGTATCGTAGGTTCCGGAACTGGGATCATGGACGCACCTTTGACCACGCTTACGGAAGAAGGAGAAGGTTGGTCTCCTCAGGATTTTGATGGGGACTTCCAGGGTATGGTTCCTCTTTCCAGAGCACTTTCCATGTCATTAAACATCGTTTCTGTGCAGGTGTTCCTACGCACTGGCGCGGATGCAGTTATAGATTTTGCTTCTCGCTTAACAAAAGCTGATAAGAGTAGATTTATGCCAAGCCCTGCGCTTGCATTGGGAATTGCTGAACTTTCTCCTTACGAAATGGCAGTGGGATATTCTATCATCGCAAATAAGGGAAGAAATGTGATCCCACTTTCTGTTCGATATGTGATCGATCAGTCAGGAAATGTAATTTATAATGAAGAAGTAAAAGTCAGAGAAGAATTGGATAAAGAAGCAGAGGATGGTTCTATTCAGATCATCAGCGAAGGTACTGCTTATATTCTTCGTAAAATGTTGACTATGGTCGCGATGGGAGGAACCGCAGCAAACGGACTCCATTCTCCTGACCAAGGAAATTATAGAGGGGTCGCTGCTGGAAAAACAGGATCCACTTCTTCTTTTACAAATGCTTGGTACTGTGGATTCGATCCTAAATTGACTACAGTCATTTGGCTTGGGTTCGATAAGAGTTCTATCTCACTTGGAAGAGGTCAGGCTGCGGGAGTTCTTGCAGTTCCTATTTGGGGAAAAATGTACCGTCGTTTCTATAACGGCGATAATTATCCGACTTTCGAGGATGAGCACGGTATGGATCCGCAGCCGGACGAGGTGCAAGGTGGAGGAACCTGTGCGTATAATGGATTGTCTCCTAAGCCAGGAGTATGTCCTGTTACCCAGAACCTGACCTTAAAACCGATTACTGTGGCTGGTGTGACAAAATCTGTCCAAGCAAACCGCCAATGTGATGGAGACAGAGACCATCATAAGTCAATAGATTTCAGAGAATTCCTGCAATTGGAATACCAGATCAGCGACGAAGAGATCGGAAAAACGGATCGCAAATTTAAACCGCAAGCGGACTAAAAATCCTAGTTCCGCACGCGAAAATTCGTCCAAAACACCGTTTTGACAAGAACGACTTTACAGAATTTTTCCGCTTTCCGAAAGTGAAATGGAGGCGGTCCCGGAACGGGACGTATACACCGACCTCCGTAGGATCAAGATGTCGATAGAGATCAAGGTTCCCGAAATGGGCGAGTCCATTACGGAAGCAACAATAGCAAACTGGGTAAAAAAAGAAGGCGAACGAGTAGAACAGGATGAGGTCCTGGTGGAATTGGAAACCGACAAGGTGACCATGGAGGTGCCAGCCCCCTCAGCGGGAGTTCTCCAAAAGATTAACAAGAAACCGGGGGAGACGGTCAAGATCAAAGAAGTGATCGGAATCATTGACCCTTCTGCCTCTGCAAAAAGCACTCCTACTCCAAGCACTCCTTCCACAACAAATACAGCACCAACTAACACGACTAACGCAGCGCAGAACGATACACTTCCTCCTGCAGTTCGTAAATTGATAGATGATAACGGATTAAATCCTGCTTCTATCTCTGGCTCCGGTAAGAACGGACAGATCACCAAAGAAGACGTGTTAAACGCAATTGCAAATAAACAGTCAGCACCTGCTGCTGCGGTTTCTGCGGCGCCGGCAGCTAAGTCTGCTCCTTCTCCTGAAATTCCTAAAGCGGTTCCTGCTGCTTCTCGTAGTAATCTTCCGAGAGAAAATGTAGTTCCGATGACTAAACTTCGCCAAACAATTGCGAATCGTTTAGTTGCGGCTCAACATAACGCAGCCCTACTCACTACTTTTAACGAAGTGGATATGAGTGCTGTGATGGATCTTCGCTCTAAATACAAGGACAAGTTTAAAGACACACATAGTATCAATTTAGGATTTATGAGTTTCTTTACTAAAGCAGTGATCGGAGCCTTAAAATTTGTTCCTGCAATCAACGCAGAAATTCGCGGTACGGATCTAGTTTATAAAAACTACTTCGATATCGGTGTTGCTGTTGGAGGTCCAAAAGGTCTTGTAGTTCCGATTGTTCGTGACGCAGATCTTTTGAGTTTCGCTCAGGTGGAATCTGAGATCGCTCGCCTCGCCAATAAGGTGAAGGACGGAAAAATTGATCTATCCGATATGGAAGGTGGAACATTCACCATCTCCAACGGAGGGATTTACGGTTCCATGATGTCTACTCCTATCCTGAACCCACCTCAAAGTGGAATTTTAGGACTTCATAATATTGTAAAACGCGCAGTAGTGGTGAATGATCAGATCGTGATCCGACCTATGATGTATGTTGCTCTTTCTTATGACCATAGGGTTGTGGATGGAAAGGAAGCGGTAACCTTCCTCGTAAAAGTAAAAGAAGCGATCGAAGATCCAACACGCCTTCTTTTAGAAGTCTAAGGAATAGAAGGAATCATGGCGGAACAATACGACGTACTCGTGATCGGATCGGGACCCGGAGGTTATGTGGGCGCGATCCGAGCGGCCCAACTCGGGTTCAAAACCGGGATCATCGAAAAAAGAAAAACCTTGGGAGGAACCTGCTTGAACGTAGGTTGTATCCCTTCTAAGGCACTTTTGGATTCTTCTGAAGAATATCATAAAGTTTTACATAAGACTGATATCCATGGGATCGGAGTTGGCAAAGTTACTCTTGATCTAAACAAACTCATGGAACGCAAGAACACTATCGTTAAGGAAGTCACAGATGGTGTAGACTACTTGATGAAAAAGAACAAGATCACTCGTTATGAGGGTTTTGGAAAATTGCTCGGCGGTGGCCAGGTAGAAGTTGCTCTCGCTGATGGCAAAAAAGAAGTCTTAAGCGCAAAACATATCGTTCTGGCGACAGGATCTGTTCCTATAGATATCCCAGGTTTACCTGTGGATGGAAAATCTATCATCACTTCTGACCATGCAATCGATCTAAAAGCAGTTCCTAAAAAGCTGGTGGTGATTGGTGCAGGAGTTATCGGCTTGGAGCTCGGTTCTGTATGGGGAAGACTCGGAGCAGAAGTCACAGTGGTGGAACTACTACCAGGACTTCTCCCTACAGTAGACAGATCTTTCGGTAGTTTACTGCAAAGAAGTCTAGAGTCCCAAGGTTTTAATTTCTTATTCGAACATAAGGTATTAGGAGCGACTGCTTCTAAATCAGGTGCTAAAGTAAAGATTGCTGCACCCGATGGAAAAGAATCTGAACTGGATGCGGACGTAGTACTCGTAGCAGTCGGCCGCAAACCATTTATCGATGGGATCGGATTAGAAGAGACAGGAGTCCAATTAACGGAAAGAAAAAGGATCAAAGTAGATTCTCATTTCCAAACTAGCGCAGC
Proteins encoded in this window:
- a CDS encoding penicillin-binding protein 1A, which encodes MNLFSEGIHRATKTLLVFALLGGLFFGYIIAEVDEGGELAILASYQPTTPTRLYDINGVVYAELYRHKQQLLKYQDIPPHVVQAFLSVEDNNFFNHFGIDFSAILRAAAVNVISGRIKQGGSTLTQQLAKTVLNNRKKSFIRKFVEALFTLQIEQEYSKEEILEIYFNLIYLGHGTTGLASAADVYFHKDVSDLDVAEAALLARLPKAPVDYSPYKNPAASKRAHIEVLKLMASQGFVPSDKVQSIHDEFWEKYWPIVITQSPSQSTWGTKLNRAPHFTEFVRQRLLKELGEDRIYSGGLKIYTTLDIRKQEIAQDELRKALKKHDDLVSGVTVNYAGGADRGLVGLYNFIGSLFPVAPPFVSRLDDKANFRVALEKELIDSADVLSLLLPADNESAAFTEFQKRSAVFGKNLHVEGAAITIDHTNGYIETMVGGYEFTPKNQFNRAVQARRQTGSSFKPFVYGAAISERIVGSGTGIMDAPLTTLTEEGEGWSPQDFDGDFQGMVPLSRALSMSLNIVSVQVFLRTGADAVIDFASRLTKADKSRFMPSPALALGIAELSPYEMAVGYSIIANKGRNVIPLSVRYVIDQSGNVIYNEEVKVREELDKEAEDGSIQIISEGTAYILRKMLTMVAMGGTAANGLHSPDQGNYRGVAAGKTGSTSSFTNAWYCGFDPKLTTVIWLGFDKSSISLGRGQAAGVLAVPIWGKMYRRFYNGDNYPTFEDEHGMDPQPDEVQGGGTCAYNGLSPKPGVCPVTQNLTLKPITVAGVTKSVQANRQCDGDRDHHKSIDFREFLQLEYQISDEEIGKTDRKFKPQAD
- a CDS encoding rhomboid family intramembrane serine protease — its product is MGLERIFGTRTPQGIAFLMATSIVINLLQLILFYSGFDFITPIFGLNAILITKFYYFWQLFTYSFLHSPNYLPHLIFNMLYLYFIGSVLEKQWETKPFLKNYFFFTFTGAIGGLIFWSLGWAGPEAVGANGGIWGLLAVCLVNWPNRELNFWGVMPIKVKLIIPLLFILDFYGEMIRGNYNFGITVGGAIGGFLSYLYYTKLRYKFRINFPSFSFSRWRQKRKMVRWQEEMKTREEAKEEVDRLLEKISKEGMNSLNKKEKKFLKEASSKYYKVED
- the odhB gene encoding 2-oxoglutarate dehydrogenase complex dihydrolipoyllysine-residue succinyltransferase; protein product: MSIEIKVPEMGESITEATIANWVKKEGERVEQDEVLVELETDKVTMEVPAPSAGVLQKINKKPGETVKIKEVIGIIDPSASAKSTPTPSTPSTTNTAPTNTTNAAQNDTLPPAVRKLIDDNGLNPASISGSGKNGQITKEDVLNAIANKQSAPAAAVSAAPAAKSAPSPEIPKAVPAASRSNLPRENVVPMTKLRQTIANRLVAAQHNAALLTTFNEVDMSAVMDLRSKYKDKFKDTHSINLGFMSFFTKAVIGALKFVPAINAEIRGTDLVYKNYFDIGVAVGGPKGLVVPIVRDADLLSFAQVESEIARLANKVKDGKIDLSDMEGGTFTISNGGIYGSMMSTPILNPPQSGILGLHNIVKRAVVVNDQIVIRPMMYVALSYDHRVVDGKEAVTFLVKVKEAIEDPTRLLLEV
- a CDS encoding MBL fold metallo-hydrolase produces the protein MEIFLYGVRGSIPAPLSNEEYREKVISILRLVAKSEGKAFSSPEEWFDGLPEPLNYVVGGNTTCVRIIGSSGVELVVDLGTGARVLGEDLVREKFGQGKGEASVFFTHTHWDHIHGIPFFKPLYIPGNKFTFYSPLEDLPERLKYQQEPRFFPIHFDHFGSERNFHRLQKEEVLEIGGIKIEWLALKHPGGSIAYKFTENGKSFIFATDAEYNGEDFPLIQEQKPFFKGADLLVLDAQYTLDESFQKFDWGHTAYTMAVNCASSWEVKKLALTHHEPAYSDEILAIILDDARTHAENLGAKDLSIVLAREGMKFKLV
- the lpdA gene encoding dihydrolipoyl dehydrogenase, encoding MAEQYDVLVIGSGPGGYVGAIRAAQLGFKTGIIEKRKTLGGTCLNVGCIPSKALLDSSEEYHKVLHKTDIHGIGVGKVTLDLNKLMERKNTIVKEVTDGVDYLMKKNKITRYEGFGKLLGGGQVEVALADGKKEVLSAKHIVLATGSVPIDIPGLPVDGKSIITSDHAIDLKAVPKKLVVIGAGVIGLELGSVWGRLGAEVTVVELLPGLLPTVDRSFGSLLQRSLESQGFNFLFEHKVLGATASKSGAKVKIAAPDGKESELDADVVLVAVGRKPFIDGIGLEETGVQLTERKRIKVDSHFQTSAAGIYAIGDVIDGPMLAHKAEEEGVALAELLAGQSGHVNYAAVPSIIYTWPEMAWVGKGEEELKAAGVEYKVGKSLFKPNARAKAMNEAEGQVKILADKKTDKVLGAFVFGPRASDMIAELAVAVEFGASSEDIARSFHAHPTLSEVVKEAAMAVDKWAIHA